A stretch of Paludisphaera borealis DNA encodes these proteins:
- the upp gene encoding uracil phosphoribosyltransferase, which yields MQPVFPSSHPIVHHKIASLRDVRTGPAEFRALVRSLAVLLGHEACQDLPTRNTQVTTPLGPATAHVLSDVVGVVPVLRAGLGMADGLIDLIPQAEVWHIGLFRDETTLRPTEYYNKFPVRPRLTVAFVVDPMLATGGSAVRTCEILKAAGVPRLKLISLIAAPEGIARMAEAMPDVPIHVGVIDERLTEIGFIYPGLGDAGDRQFATSADPDEAAHHP from the coding sequence GTGCAGCCGGTTTTCCCGTCATCGCATCCGATCGTTCATCACAAGATCGCCTCCCTGCGCGACGTTCGCACGGGCCCGGCCGAGTTCCGCGCGCTGGTGCGGAGTCTGGCCGTTTTGCTGGGGCACGAGGCGTGCCAGGATCTTCCCACGCGGAACACCCAGGTGACGACGCCGCTGGGGCCGGCGACGGCCCACGTACTCAGCGACGTCGTGGGCGTGGTGCCGGTCCTCCGCGCGGGGCTGGGGATGGCTGATGGGCTGATCGATCTGATTCCGCAGGCCGAGGTCTGGCACATCGGCCTGTTTCGCGACGAGACGACGCTCCGTCCGACCGAATATTACAACAAGTTCCCCGTGCGGCCGCGGCTGACCGTCGCGTTCGTGGTCGATCCCATGCTCGCCACGGGGGGCTCGGCGGTGCGGACCTGCGAGATCCTCAAGGCGGCGGGCGTCCCTCGCCTGAAGCTGATCTCGCTGATCGCCGCGCCCGAGGGGATCGCCCGGATGGCCGAGGCCATGCCCGACGTGCCGATCCACGTCGGCGTGATCGATGAGCGGCTCACCGAGATCGGCTTCATCTACCCCGGACTCGGCGACGCCGGAGACCGCCAGTTCGCGACTTCGGCCGACCCGGACGAGGCCGCGCATCATCCCTGA
- a CDS encoding thymidine phosphorylase — translation MTRAVDVIRKKRDGETLSAAEIDWMVEGIARGDVADYQWSALLMAIVWRGMDRGETSALTNAMMRSGVVVDLSSIPGPKIDKHSTGGVGDKTSLILAPIAAAAGVMVPMVSGRGLGHTGGTLDKLQSIPGLQVDVDLERYKAILREAGLVLIGQTAEIAPADKFLYALRDATSTVESIPLLASSIMSKKLAEGIDGLVLDVKTGGGAFLADLEDSRRLAETMCDIGHAMGKKVVALITRMDQPLGRAVGNAVEIVESLACLRGEGPDDLMEVSLLLAAEMVLLAGLAGTIDEARAACARTIDDGSALERFRRLIAAQGGDPRVVDDPSLLPQARRAIELESKRAGFVHALAARPIGVATMLLGAGRARVDSTIDPAVGVILHKKLGDRVEVGESLCTVLVNDERALPEALTMIEDAYRMADEPMDGPTLVVVERLEADFT, via the coding sequence ATGACGCGAGCGGTGGACGTCATCCGGAAGAAGCGCGACGGCGAGACGCTCTCGGCGGCCGAGATCGACTGGATGGTCGAAGGCATCGCGCGCGGCGACGTCGCCGACTACCAGTGGTCGGCTCTCCTGATGGCGATCGTCTGGCGCGGGATGGACCGCGGCGAGACGTCGGCGCTGACCAACGCGATGATGCGGTCGGGCGTCGTGGTCGACCTGTCGTCGATCCCCGGCCCGAAGATCGACAAGCACAGCACCGGGGGCGTGGGCGACAAGACGTCGCTGATCCTCGCGCCGATCGCCGCGGCGGCCGGCGTGATGGTCCCCATGGTCTCGGGCCGAGGGCTGGGGCACACCGGCGGGACGCTCGACAAGCTCCAGTCGATCCCCGGCCTTCAGGTCGACGTCGACCTGGAACGGTACAAGGCGATCCTTCGCGAGGCCGGCCTGGTGCTGATCGGTCAGACGGCCGAGATCGCCCCGGCCGACAAGTTCTTGTACGCGCTGCGCGACGCGACTTCGACGGTGGAATCGATTCCCTTGCTGGCCTCGTCGATCATGTCGAAGAAGCTGGCCGAGGGGATCGACGGCCTGGTGCTGGACGTCAAGACGGGGGGCGGCGCCTTCTTGGCGGATCTCGAAGACTCGCGACGGCTCGCCGAGACGATGTGCGACATCGGCCACGCGATGGGCAAGAAGGTGGTCGCCTTGATCACGAGGATGGATCAACCGCTGGGCCGGGCGGTGGGCAACGCGGTGGAAATCGTCGAGAGCCTGGCCTGCCTGCGGGGCGAAGGGCCGGACGACCTGATGGAAGTCTCGTTGTTACTGGCCGCCGAGATGGTGCTGCTGGCGGGGCTGGCCGGCACGATCGACGAGGCCCGCGCGGCGTGCGCTCGAACGATCGACGACGGCTCGGCCCTGGAGCGGTTCCGCCGCCTGATCGCCGCCCAGGGGGGCGACCCGCGGGTGGTCGATGATCCGAGTCTCCTGCCGCAAGCCAGGCGGGCGATCGAGCTGGAGTCGAAGCGCGCGGGGTTCGTGCACGCGCTGGCCGCCCGGCCGATCGGCGTGGCGACCATGCTGCTGGGCGCGGGGCGGGCGCGAGTCGATTCGACGATCGACCCGGCGGTGGGAGTGATCCTGCACAAGAAGCTTGGCGACCGGGTCGAGGTCGGCGAGTCGCTCTGTACGGTCCTGGTCAACGACGAGCGCGCGCTTCCGGAAGCCCTGACGATGATCGAAGACGCCTACAGGATGGCGGACGAGCCGATGGACGGGCCGACGCTGGTGGTCGTGGAGCGGCTTGAAGCCGACTTCACGTGA
- a CDS encoding NupC/NupG family nucleoside CNT transporter yields MMRTAILALFFTLGGLLLPASARDGQDANAAPTEAVEPAPDAGGDPAPLDPQPTIRIEPIVIHHGYRLSIGRWSFQFTVPSGLDLLDLGDRVRGLLGMVLIVGVAIYLSENRAAISWKVIFWGLALQWVFAILVLRVPAGVWLVRQAGSLVEAVFGKPHVDRDGLAGFVFAILVLPTVVYASALSAVLYHLGVMQRVVRGFAATTSRLMGTSGAESLDVAASMFLGQTEAPLAIRPYLPKLTTSELLTVTTVGMANVSGLIMAAYFAFGVEPRRVLTAMLITAPGAVLLSKLLIPETETPETLGRVRTDDRRPDANILAATVRGTREGFRMALSIAATLLAVTGLIVLINLGLDRMGTSLEAFFGWALAPVAYMLGVAWEDCRSVGGLLGTRTALNELIAFQDLVRLRGAILDRSFLIASFALCGFANIGSLGIQLGGLGALIPERRRDLARIGIRALLAATLANFLTACIAGVLL; encoded by the coding sequence ATGATGCGAACGGCGATTCTGGCCCTGTTTTTCACGCTCGGCGGCTTGCTGCTTCCGGCCTCCGCCCGCGACGGCCAGGACGCGAACGCCGCGCCTACGGAAGCCGTGGAGCCCGCGCCCGACGCGGGCGGCGACCCGGCGCCGCTGGACCCCCAGCCAACGATCCGGATCGAGCCGATCGTGATTCATCACGGCTATCGCCTGTCGATCGGGCGGTGGTCGTTCCAGTTCACGGTCCCCTCGGGCCTCGACTTGCTGGACCTGGGCGACCGGGTGCGGGGCCTGCTGGGCATGGTGCTCATCGTCGGGGTGGCGATCTATCTGTCGGAGAACCGGGCCGCGATCTCCTGGAAGGTGATCTTCTGGGGCCTGGCCCTCCAGTGGGTCTTCGCGATCCTCGTGTTGCGGGTTCCGGCGGGGGTCTGGCTGGTCCGTCAGGCGGGGTCGCTCGTCGAGGCGGTCTTCGGCAAGCCGCACGTCGATCGCGACGGTCTGGCGGGGTTCGTGTTCGCGATCCTTGTGCTGCCGACGGTCGTCTACGCCTCGGCCTTGTCCGCCGTGCTCTACCACCTGGGAGTCATGCAACGGGTGGTCCGAGGATTCGCGGCGACGACGTCGCGGCTGATGGGGACCAGCGGCGCCGAGTCGCTCGACGTGGCGGCGTCGATGTTCCTGGGACAGACCGAAGCGCCGCTGGCGATCCGGCCGTACTTGCCGAAGCTGACGACGTCGGAGCTGCTGACCGTGACGACCGTCGGCATGGCGAACGTCTCCGGCCTGATCATGGCGGCGTATTTCGCTTTCGGAGTCGAGCCCCGGCGCGTCCTGACCGCCATGCTCATCACCGCGCCCGGCGCCGTTCTCCTCTCCAAGCTGCTGATCCCGGAGACCGAGACGCCCGAGACCCTCGGCCGCGTTCGGACCGACGACCGTCGCCCCGACGCCAACATTCTCGCCGCCACGGTGCGGGGGACGCGCGAGGGGTTTCGCATGGCGCTCTCCATCGCCGCGACGCTCCTCGCCGTCACCGGCCTGATCGTCTTGATCAATCTGGGGCTCGACCGAATGGGAACCTCGCTCGAGGCGTTCTTCGGCTGGGCGCTCGCGCCGGTGGCCTACATGCTGGGCGTGGCCTGGGAAGACTGCCGTTCCGTCGGCGGGCTTCTCGGAACGCGCACGGCGCTCAACGAATTGATCGCGTTTCAAGACCTGGTGCGGCTTCGCGGCGCGATCCTCGACCGCTCGTTCCTGATCGCGAGCTTCGCCCTTTGCGGCTTCGCCAACATCGGCTCGCTCGGCATCCAGCTCGGCGGCCTCGGAGCGCTGATCCCCGAGCGTCGGCGCGACCTGGCGCGGATC